The proteins below are encoded in one region of Vibrio sp. ED004:
- a CDS encoding DUF481 domain-containing protein yields MSKLLALSTSLLSTGLLSTPMALADDAKTDVDAILDSIVVPEPTAEPIVVAPTPEEKDMDIAPSDTSDTELPSPLKTEVEFGYQSHTGNSDSRSLNARLNGEYTAGRHRTSGEWKYYNLYKDGEEDKRQSTYSAQSDYKLSPKTYLYGSFKGVDSRYSAYFKDYTVSSGLGYQFSNTEEFVLEVEVGPGFRYQEPNLDELDDDDIIFPEIVEEAIFRGNVNTSWQMLKNLQLKADVTLVSGHSNLKFDTELEAINDITDNIALKIAHSRQYHDKVPEGLSKEDSVLSINLLFQF; encoded by the coding sequence GTGTCCAAATTATTGGCTCTGAGCACTAGTCTTCTAAGCACTGGTCTCCTGAGCACTCCGATGGCTTTAGCTGATGATGCTAAAACCGATGTTGATGCAATCCTCGACTCTATAGTAGTACCAGAACCTACTGCTGAGCCGATCGTCGTTGCACCGACACCTGAAGAAAAAGATATGGATATCGCACCAAGTGATACGAGTGACACTGAACTGCCAAGCCCACTAAAAACTGAAGTCGAATTTGGATATCAGTCGCATACTGGTAATTCTGATTCACGTTCGTTGAATGCACGCCTAAACGGCGAGTACACGGCTGGCCGTCACAGAACCAGTGGCGAATGGAAATACTACAACCTCTACAAAGATGGCGAAGAAGATAAAAGGCAATCGACTTACTCAGCTCAGAGTGACTACAAGTTAAGCCCTAAAACCTATCTTTACGGCAGCTTTAAAGGTGTCGATTCTCGATACAGTGCTTACTTTAAGGACTACACAGTATCTAGTGGTCTTGGTTACCAGTTTTCGAATACCGAAGAGTTTGTGTTGGAAGTCGAAGTGGGTCCGGGTTTTCGTTACCAAGAGCCGAATCTCGATGAGCTAGACGACGATGACATCATCTTCCCCGAGATTGTTGAAGAAGCAATTTTCCGTGGTAACGTGAATACGTCTTGGCAGATGTTAAAGAATTTGCAGCTCAAAGCGGATGTAACGCTAGTGTCTGGCCACAGTAACCTAAAATTTGATACCGAACTTGAGGCCATCAACGATATTACTGACAATATCGCGCTTAAGATCGCTCACTCTCGCCAGTACCACGATAAGGTGCCTGAAGGGTTAAGCAAAGAAGACTCTGTGCTGTCTATTAACCTGCTCTTCCAATTCTAA
- a CDS encoding tetratricopeptide repeat protein codes for MKLRIVAASLIMALSSPLSHANLADVGEPVPIYTEAELIKLIENNQHLERVKADKCQLVEDIVARATRISLPSYEFLYGDMLAWGVCVPQDVELGLYYMENAAHQGLPAALEQLGRYYSRGTLVQQDKERAIPYLREAASMGNLSASIHLAELLLRDYGSPLDYEDAYRWLYNSVTADQRQHKRITVLRSGLEQRMPDNIIARAKRRDVFW; via the coding sequence ATGAAGCTACGAATTGTAGCAGCTTCATTGATAATGGCGCTGAGCTCACCCTTGAGTCATGCTAATTTGGCTGATGTGGGAGAGCCTGTTCCAATCTATACAGAAGCTGAACTGATAAAATTAATCGAAAATAATCAACACCTAGAGCGAGTGAAAGCTGATAAGTGCCAGTTAGTCGAAGATATCGTTGCTCGTGCAACGCGTATTAGCTTGCCTTCTTATGAGTTTTTATACGGTGATATGCTGGCTTGGGGCGTGTGTGTTCCACAAGATGTAGAGCTTGGTCTTTACTATATGGAAAACGCAGCACATCAAGGTTTACCAGCGGCGCTTGAGCAGTTAGGACGTTATTATTCTCGTGGCACCTTGGTGCAACAAGACAAAGAGCGCGCGATTCCGTATCTACGTGAAGCGGCGTCTATGGGCAACTTAAGTGCGAGTATTCACTTAGCTGAACTGCTGTTGCGCGACTATGGCAGCCCGCTGGATTATGAGGATGCTTACCGTTGGTTATATAACTCGGTAACCGCAGACCAAAGACAGCACAAGCGTATTACTGTGCTTAGAAGTGGTTTAGAACAAAGAATGCCAGACAATATTATTGCTCGAGCGAAACGTCGAGACGTGTTCTGGTAA
- a CDS encoding amidohydrolase, whose protein sequence is MKLKRTLLASAMASLALFPFASSAMEKADLMITDAMVLTMNQDKTVYESGTVVVKDNKIIAVGDASLEKQYQAKQVLDVDGDIVMPGLINTHTHVSMTVFRSLADDVPDRLHRYIFPLEKKLVSRDMVRIGANLGNVEMVKGGVTTYADMYYFEDEVAKTVDKIGMRAILGETVIKFPVADAANAEEGIKYALNFIEEYKDHPRITPAFAPHAPYTNTTEILQKISKLSLELDVPVMIHLAESHREEEKIAERSDGLSPVQYMDSIGALNKNLVGAHMILVDDHDIELVKKSDMGVAHNMSANIKSAKGVSPALKMYDENVRIGLGTDGPMSGNTLSTIDEFNQVAKVHKLVNKDRAAMPPIKVIDMATMGAAKALHMEDKIGSLETGKLADIIVIDTKAPNMVPVYNPYSALVYSANSGNVRHTIVDGKIIMQDRDMLTVDEDKIRQEALDFTKVVRDTVIESGEVVQ, encoded by the coding sequence ATGAAATTAAAACGCACCCTATTGGCTTCAGCTATGGCTAGCCTAGCGCTGTTCCCATTCGCAAGTTCTGCAATGGAAAAAGCTGACCTAATGATTACCGATGCGATGGTTCTCACCATGAATCAAGACAAAACGGTTTATGAGAGCGGTACAGTTGTCGTCAAAGACAACAAAATCATTGCCGTTGGTGATGCTTCATTAGAAAAGCAGTACCAAGCGAAGCAAGTGTTAGACGTTGATGGTGATATCGTGATGCCGGGTCTCATCAATACTCATACTCATGTATCAATGACAGTTTTCCGCTCACTGGCCGATGATGTGCCAGACCGCCTACACCGATACATCTTCCCATTAGAGAAGAAGCTGGTCTCGCGCGATATGGTGCGTATTGGTGCCAACCTAGGTAACGTTGAAATGGTAAAAGGCGGCGTGACCACTTATGCCGATATGTACTACTTCGAGGATGAAGTGGCAAAAACCGTCGATAAAATCGGTATGCGTGCCATCCTTGGTGAAACGGTAATTAAGTTCCCAGTTGCCGATGCTGCCAATGCGGAAGAAGGCATCAAATACGCGTTGAACTTCATTGAAGAATACAAAGATCACCCACGTATCACGCCAGCATTTGCGCCGCATGCCCCTTACACCAACACCACAGAGATCCTGCAGAAGATTTCTAAGTTGTCACTAGAGCTTGATGTACCAGTAATGATTCACCTTGCCGAGTCGCACCGTGAAGAAGAGAAAATAGCAGAACGCTCAGATGGTTTGTCTCCAGTTCAATACATGGACAGCATCGGTGCGCTAAACAAAAACTTAGTTGGTGCACACATGATCCTTGTTGATGACCATGACATCGAACTTGTGAAGAAATCAGATATGGGTGTGGCTCATAACATGAGTGCCAACATCAAATCGGCAAAAGGCGTATCGCCAGCACTTAAGATGTATGACGAGAACGTGCGTATCGGTTTAGGTACTGATGGTCCAATGTCAGGTAACACACTGAGCACGATTGATGAGTTCAACCAAGTGGCTAAGGTTCACAAGCTAGTAAACAAAGATCGTGCAGCGATGCCGCCGATCAAAGTGATCGACATGGCAACCATGGGCGCAGCAAAAGCACTACATATGGAAGATAAGATCGGTTCTCTTGAAACAGGTAAGCTAGCGGACATCATAGTGATCGATACCAAGGCTCCGAACATGGTGCCAGTGTACAACCCATATTCAGCGTTAGTGTATTCAGCGAACTCAGGTAATGTTCGTCACACGATCGTTGATGGTAAGATCATCATGCAAGATCGCGACATGCTAACGGTAGACGAAGATAAGATCCGCCAAGAAGCGCTCGATTTCACTAAAGTCGTTCGTGATACCGTGATTGAGTCGGGTGAAGTGGTTCAATAA
- a CDS encoding replicative DNA helicase, translating into MDTKSQKSANDQVDAIKVPPHSLEAEQSVIGGLLLDNERWDTVAEKVVAKDFYSRPHRLIFEAVKDILEESSPLDLITLSEHLELREQLEEVGGFAYLADLAKNTPSAANINAYADIVAQRALVRSLIGVANEIADSGYDPQGRTSEELVDLAESKVFAIAEGRASENEGPQNVDSILEKTLERIEILYKTPQDGVTGVDTGFNDLNKKTAGLQGSDLIIVAARPSMGKTTFAMNLCENAAMKQDKPVLIFSLEMPAEQLMMRMLASLSRVDQTKIRTGQLDDEDWARISSSMGILMDKKNMYIDDSSGLTPTEVRSRARRIAREHDGISMIMIDYLQLMRVPSLSDNRTLEIAEISRSLKALAKELNVPVVALSQLNRSLEQRADKRPVNSDLRESGSIEQDADLIMFIYRDEVYNPDSSLKGIAEIILGKQRNGPIGSVRLTFQGQHSRFDNYAGPAFDDE; encoded by the coding sequence GTGGATACCAAAAGTCAGAAATCAGCCAACGATCAGGTGGACGCCATCAAGGTCCCGCCACATTCATTAGAAGCTGAGCAATCTGTGATTGGCGGTTTGTTATTGGATAACGAACGCTGGGATACGGTTGCCGAAAAGGTTGTGGCCAAAGACTTTTATAGTCGTCCTCACCGTCTGATCTTTGAAGCGGTAAAAGATATCCTTGAAGAGAGCTCTCCTCTGGATCTTATTACACTCTCTGAACACTTAGAGCTACGTGAGCAACTTGAAGAAGTGGGTGGCTTTGCCTACCTTGCTGACTTAGCTAAGAACACACCAAGTGCAGCAAACATCAATGCTTATGCGGATATCGTGGCACAGCGTGCACTCGTTCGTAGCCTAATTGGTGTAGCAAATGAGATTGCGGATTCTGGTTACGATCCACAAGGTCGTACATCGGAAGAACTGGTTGATCTTGCTGAAAGCAAAGTCTTCGCGATTGCAGAAGGCCGAGCAAGTGAAAACGAAGGTCCGCAAAACGTTGATAGCATTCTAGAGAAGACGCTAGAACGTATCGAAATTCTATACAAAACGCCACAAGATGGTGTGACAGGTGTCGATACGGGTTTCAACGACCTCAATAAGAAAACAGCTGGCCTACAAGGTTCTGACTTAATCATTGTCGCTGCGCGTCCATCGATGGGTAAAACGACCTTCGCGATGAACCTGTGTGAAAACGCGGCGATGAAGCAAGACAAGCCAGTATTAATCTTCTCGCTAGAGATGCCAGCTGAACAGCTGATGATGCGTATGCTTGCGTCACTTTCTCGCGTAGACCAAACCAAGATTCGTACCGGTCAATTGGACGATGAAGATTGGGCTCGTATCTCGTCGAGTATGGGTATTCTGATGGATAAGAAGAATATGTATATCGATGACAGTTCGGGTCTAACACCAACCGAAGTACGCTCTCGTGCTCGACGTATTGCTCGTGAACACGATGGTATCTCTATGATCATGATAGATTACCTTCAATTAATGCGTGTTCCTTCATTATCAGATAACCGTACTCTTGAAATCGCCGAGATTTCTCGCTCGTTGAAAGCGCTAGCAAAAGAGCTCAACGTTCCGGTTGTTGCACTTTCTCAGCTTAACCGTTCCCTAGAGCAACGTGCTGATAAGCGCCCAGTTAACTCGGATTTGCGTGAATCAGGTTCGATTGAGCAAGATGCCGATTTGATCATGTTCATCTATCGTGATGAGGTTTATAACCCAGACAGTTCACTGAAAGGCATCGCTGAAATTATCCTTGGTAAGCAGCGTAACGGTCCTATCGGCTCGGTTCGTCTGACATTCCAAGGGCAACACTCCCGATTTGATAACTATGCAGGCCCTGCATTTGATGATGAGTAA
- the rnr gene encoding ribonuclease R, with protein MSKNTPMSENTTATTNVDPFADRESKNYDNPVPSREFILSFLTEANIPMNRNDLFEALGLAGEEQYEGLRRRLRAMERDGQLVFTRRQCYALPEKLELIKGYVIGHKDGHGWVRPDGSVGKDNDILLPHHQMKTIMHGDYVLAQPTDNSKRGRREGRLVRVLEERTTPLVGRFFLEYGHSYVVADDSRISHDILIPTEHKGGARMGNVVVIEITDRGGRSRNMMGKVTEVLGENMAPGMETQIAIRTHQIPQEWPEAVDKQIENLGEHVPEEAKEGRVDLRKLPLVTIDGEDARDFDDAVFCEAKKGGGWRLWVAIADVSYYVRPDTALDKEAINRGNSVYFPSQVVPMLPEVLSNGLCSLNPQVDRLCMVCEMTISDKGKLSGYKHYEAVMNSHARLTYNKVGAILDGNEELRERYVQEVPHLEELHKMYKVLKKTRDERGAIEFETVETKFIFNADRKIDRIEPVVRNDAHKIIEECMILANIASASYVEKAKEPALYRVHETPGEERLMGFKSFLSELGLTLEGGLSPSPVDYAQLMQQINEREDRELIQTMLLRSMKQAVYNADNAGHFGLALKRYAHFTSPIRRYPDLLLHRAIKYLIAKEGGRNSERWTPTGGYHYTFDDMDFYGEQCSMTERRADDATREVNDWLKCEYMQDHVGEVMDGVIANVTGFGFFVRLTELHIDGLVHISALANDYYQFDAVGQRLVGESSGNIYRLGDSVKVKVSAVNLETRQIDFDLEDTDRQPRGKGKTAKKRAAEAMKKAKSKKRSAVKSNKPGVSAKPLVEPTKRPDGSSEGPAKKKKSPNKTGAAKARAKKKRAATRKPKADKS; from the coding sequence ATGTCAAAAAACACACCGATGTCAGAAAACACGACGGCTACAACCAATGTTGACCCTTTTGCCGACCGAGAGTCGAAAAATTACGACAACCCAGTACCAAGCCGAGAGTTCATTCTATCGTTTCTAACAGAAGCGAATATCCCAATGAACCGCAACGATCTATTCGAAGCTCTTGGCCTTGCTGGCGAGGAGCAATACGAAGGGCTACGTCGTCGTTTACGTGCTATGGAACGTGATGGACAACTGGTCTTTACTCGTCGCCAATGCTACGCACTACCTGAAAAGTTAGAGCTGATTAAAGGCTATGTGATTGGTCATAAAGATGGTCATGGCTGGGTTCGCCCAGATGGCAGTGTGGGTAAGGATAACGATATCTTGCTGCCACACCACCAGATGAAAACCATCATGCATGGTGATTATGTACTGGCTCAGCCTACAGACAACAGCAAGCGTGGTCGTCGTGAAGGTCGTTTGGTTCGCGTGCTTGAAGAGCGTACCACTCCGTTAGTGGGTCGTTTCTTCCTTGAGTACGGTCACTCTTACGTAGTTGCTGATGATTCACGTATCAGTCATGACATCCTAATCCCAACCGAGCATAAAGGCGGAGCTCGAATGGGTAATGTGGTTGTGATTGAAATTACGGATCGTGGTGGTCGTTCTCGTAACATGATGGGTAAAGTGACTGAAGTTCTTGGTGAGAACATGGCTCCGGGTATGGAAACGCAGATCGCGATCCGTACTCACCAGATCCCACAAGAGTGGCCTGAAGCGGTTGATAAGCAAATCGAAAACCTCGGTGAACATGTTCCTGAAGAAGCAAAAGAAGGCCGTGTTGATCTGCGCAAGCTGCCACTAGTTACTATTGATGGCGAAGATGCGCGCGATTTCGATGATGCAGTGTTCTGTGAAGCGAAGAAAGGCGGAGGCTGGCGCCTTTGGGTGGCGATTGCTGACGTAAGTTACTACGTTCGCCCTGATACAGCGCTAGACAAAGAAGCGATTAACCGTGGTAACTCGGTATATTTCCCATCGCAAGTTGTGCCTATGCTGCCAGAAGTACTTTCTAATGGCCTGTGTTCATTGAACCCGCAAGTAGACCGTCTGTGTATGGTGTGTGAGATGACTATCTCAGACAAAGGTAAACTATCGGGCTATAAGCATTACGAAGCGGTAATGAACTCTCATGCTCGTCTTACTTACAACAAAGTAGGCGCGATTCTAGATGGCAACGAAGAACTTCGTGAGCGTTACGTTCAAGAAGTGCCGCATCTAGAAGAGTTGCACAAGATGTACAAAGTGCTGAAGAAGACTCGTGATGAGCGCGGCGCGATTGAGTTTGAAACGGTAGAAACCAAATTTATCTTTAATGCGGATCGTAAGATTGACCGCATTGAACCTGTTGTTCGTAACGACGCACACAAGATCATCGAAGAGTGTATGATTCTTGCGAACATCGCATCGGCGTCTTACGTAGAAAAAGCGAAAGAGCCAGCTCTGTACCGTGTTCACGAAACTCCAGGTGAAGAGCGCTTAATGGGCTTCAAGAGCTTCTTAAGTGAATTAGGTTTAACACTGGAAGGTGGTCTGTCGCCATCTCCGGTAGACTACGCACAACTGATGCAACAGATTAACGAGCGTGAAGATCGTGAGTTAATCCAAACCATGCTATTGCGTTCAATGAAGCAAGCGGTCTACAACGCGGATAACGCAGGCCACTTTGGTTTAGCTCTTAAGCGCTATGCTCACTTTACCTCGCCGATTCGTCGTTACCCTGACTTGCTATTGCACCGTGCGATTAAGTACCTAATTGCGAAAGAAGGTGGTCGTAACAGCGAACGTTGGACGCCAACGGGTGGTTACCACTACACTTTCGATGATATGGATTTCTACGGTGAGCAGTGTTCTATGACTGAGCGTCGTGCCGATGATGCGACGCGTGAAGTGAACGACTGGCTGAAATGTGAATACATGCAAGACCATGTCGGTGAAGTGATGGATGGCGTGATTGCCAACGTGACTGGCTTTGGTTTCTTTGTACGTCTAACTGAACTGCACATTGATGGTTTGGTACATATCTCTGCGCTAGCGAACGATTACTACCAATTTGATGCTGTTGGCCAGCGTCTGGTAGGTGAAAGCTCAGGCAACATCTACCGATTGGGTGATTCGGTTAAAGTGAAGGTTTCTGCAGTTAACTTAGAAACTCGCCAAATCGATTTTGATTTAGAAGACACCGATCGTCAGCCGCGTGGTAAAGGCAAAACAGCCAAGAAGCGTGCCGCTGAAGCGATGAAAAAGGCGAAAAGTAAGAAGCGTTCAGCGGTGAAAAGCAATAAGCCGGGCGTTTCAGCGAAGCCTTTAGTCGAGCCAACTAAGCGACCTGATGGAAGCAGTGAAGGCCCAGCTAAGAAGAAAAAGTCACCGAACAAAACCGGTGCTGCTAAAGCGCGTGCTAAGAAAAAGCGTGCTGCAACCCGTAAGCCAAAAGCTGATAAGTCTTAA
- the rpsR gene encoding 30S ribosomal protein S18 — protein MARFFRRRKFCRFTAEGVQEIDYKDVATLKNYITEAGKIVPSRITGTSAKYQRQLARAIKRSRYLALLPYTDKHQ, from the coding sequence ATGGCTCGTTTCTTCCGTCGTCGTAAATTCTGCCGTTTCACTGCAGAAGGCGTACAAGAGATTGACTACAAAGACGTAGCAACTCTTAAAAACTACATCACTGAAGCTGGTAAAATCGTACCTAGCCGTATCACTGGTACAAGCGCTAAGTACCAGCGTCAACTAGCTCGCGCTATCAAGCGTTCTCGTTACCTAGCTCTACTACCGTACACTGACAAGCATCAGTAA
- the rpsF gene encoding 30S ribosomal protein S6, translated as MRHYEIVFMVHPDQSEQVAGMIERYTGSITEAGGTIHRLEDWGRRQMAYPINKLHKAHYVLMNVEAGQEVIDELETAFRFNDAVLRNMIMRTKGAVTEQSIMLKQKEERAERAPRREERTEAKPEAAAE; from the coding sequence ATGCGTCATTACGAAATCGTATTCATGGTTCACCCTGATCAAAGCGAGCAAGTTGCTGGCATGATCGAGCGTTACACTGGTTCTATCACTGAAGCTGGCGGTACTATCCACCGTCTAGAAGACTGGGGTCGTCGTCAAATGGCTTACCCAATCAACAAGCTTCACAAAGCTCACTACGTTCTTATGAACGTTGAAGCTGGTCAAGAAGTGATTGACGAGCTAGAAACTGCTTTCCGTTTCAACGATGCAGTTCTACGTAACATGATCATGCGCACTAAAGGCGCTGTGACTGAGCAATCTATTATGCTTAAGCAAAAAGAAGAGCGTGCAGAGCGTGCTCCTCGTCGTGAAGAGCGTACAGAAGCTAAACCAGAAGCAGCTGCTGAGTAA
- the rplI gene encoding 50S ribosomal protein L9: protein MQVILLDKIGNLGGLGDQVNVKSGYARNFLIPQGKAVMATKDNVAMFETRRAELEAKVAEQLAAAEARAESVNTLEGVSIASKAGDEGKLFGSIGTRDIADAITAAGVAVAKSEVRLPEGALRNIGEFEVSIQLHSEVFATAKIAIVAAE from the coding sequence ATGCAAGTTATTCTACTTGATAAGATCGGTAACCTAGGTGGCCTTGGCGACCAAGTAAACGTTAAATCTGGTTACGCTCGTAACTTCCTTATCCCACAGGGTAAAGCAGTTATGGCAACTAAAGACAACGTTGCTATGTTCGAAACTCGTCGTGCTGAACTAGAAGCTAAAGTTGCTGAGCAACTAGCTGCTGCTGAAGCTCGTGCAGAGAGCGTTAACACTCTAGAAGGCGTTTCAATCGCTTCTAAAGCTGGTGACGAAGGTAAACTATTCGGTTCTATCGGTACTCGTGACATCGCTGACGCTATTACAGCGGCAGGTGTTGCAGTAGCTAAGAGCGAAGTACGCCTACCTGAAGGCGCTCTACGTAACATCGGCGAATTCGAAGTAAGCATCCAACTTCACTCTGAAGTTTTTGCTACTGCGAAAATCGCTATCGTTGCAGCTGAGTAA
- a CDS encoding adenylosuccinate synthase — MGNNVVVLGTQWGDEGKGKIVDLLTEDAKYVVRYQGGHNAGHTLVIDGEKTVLHLIPSGILRNNVKCVIGNGVVLSPDALLKEMKPLEDRGIPVRERLFISEACPLILPYHIAIDNAREIARGAKAIGTTGRGIGPAYEDKVARRGLRVGDLFDKEAFAEKLKEVMEFHNFQLEHFYKAETVSYEEVLEQAMSYADMLTAMVIDVTDELDAARKRGDKIMFEGAQGTLLDIDHGTYPYVTSSNTTAGGVAAGSGFGPRHIGYILGITKAYCTRVGSGPFPTELYDGLEKQDPVGKHLGDVGHEFGATTGRLRRTGWFDAVAMRRAIQINSLSGMCLTKLDVLDGLEELKICTGYKMKDGSILEVSPMAAESFEEATPIYETMPGWSENTFGAKSIDALPQAALDYIKRIEDLTGVPIDIVSTGPDRNETIIKVHPYGA; from the coding sequence ATGGGAAATAACGTAGTCGTTCTAGGCACCCAATGGGGTGATGAAGGTAAAGGTAAAATCGTTGACCTTTTAACTGAAGATGCAAAATACGTGGTTCGCTACCAAGGCGGTCACAATGCAGGTCACACACTTGTAATTGACGGTGAAAAAACCGTTCTTCACTTAATTCCATCAGGCATCCTACGTAATAACGTTAAATGTGTTATTGGTAACGGTGTAGTATTATCGCCTGACGCACTTCTTAAAGAAATGAAGCCTCTTGAAGATCGCGGTATTCCAGTACGTGAACGTCTTTTCATCTCTGAAGCTTGTCCTCTAATTCTTCCGTACCACATTGCTATCGACAACGCGCGTGAAATCGCTCGTGGCGCTAAAGCTATCGGTACAACGGGTCGTGGTATCGGTCCAGCTTACGAAGATAAAGTTGCTCGTCGCGGCCTACGCGTTGGCGACCTTTTCGATAAAGAAGCATTCGCTGAGAAGCTAAAAGAAGTTATGGAATTCCACAACTTCCAACTAGAGCACTTCTACAAAGCTGAAACAGTAAGCTACGAAGAAGTTCTTGAGCAAGCGATGAGCTACGCAGACATGTTAACTGCGATGGTTATCGACGTAACTGACGAACTAGACGCAGCACGTAAGCGCGGCGACAAGATCATGTTCGAAGGTGCTCAAGGTACGCTACTAGATATCGACCACGGTACTTACCCATACGTAACGTCTTCTAACACGACTGCTGGTGGTGTTGCTGCAGGTTCTGGTTTCGGTCCTCGTCACATCGGTTACATCCTTGGTATCACTAAGGCTTACTGTACTCGTGTTGGTTCAGGTCCATTCCCAACTGAGCTATACGATGGCCTTGAGAAGCAAGATCCAGTTGGTAAGCACCTAGGCGATGTTGGTCACGAGTTTGGCGCAACAACTGGTCGTCTACGTCGTACTGGTTGGTTCGATGCTGTTGCTATGCGTCGTGCAATCCAAATCAACTCTCTATCTGGTATGTGTCTAACTAAACTAGACGTTCTAGATGGCCTAGAAGAACTGAAAATCTGTACTGGTTACAAGATGAAAGACGGTTCTATCCTAGAAGTTTCTCCAATGGCAGCAGAGTCATTCGAAGAAGCGACGCCAATCTACGAAACAATGCCTGGTTGGTCTGAAAACACATTTGGTGCTAAATCTATCGACGCGCTTCCACAAGCTGCTCTAGATTACATCAAGCGTATCGAAGACCTAACTGGCGTTCCAATTGATATCGTATCAACTGGCCCAGATCGTAACGAAACTATCATCAAGGTTCACCCATACGGCGCATAA
- a CDS encoding DUF2065 domain-containing protein, producing MSQSIWLAIGLVLIVEGLGPLIAPNGWRNMVAQLSEQPDTQLRRIGGCLVVAGVVIAFMTYR from the coding sequence ATGTCTCAATCAATTTGGCTCGCTATTGGGCTTGTTCTTATCGTCGAAGGGCTTGGTCCCTTAATTGCGCCCAATGGTTGGAGAAACATGGTCGCTCAACTCAGTGAGCAGCCAGACACTCAACTGCGCCGTATCGGTGGCTGCCTTGTTGTTGCGGGAGTGGTTATCGCGTTCATGACTTACCGTTAG
- the rlmB gene encoding 23S rRNA (guanosine(2251)-2'-O)-methyltransferase RlmB, whose product MSNEFIYGIHAVKAVLEKDPARFIEAYVLKGRQDERLLPLLNQLQQFGVSIQQMGRKPLDEKAQGANHQGIIAKVKPAKQLNETHLDDILAQHEQPLLLVLDGVTDPHNLGACLRNADAAGVAAVIVPKDRSSPLTATVSKVACGAAETVPLVRVTNLARTMRALQEQGVWFVGTAGEATHDIYQAKLTGPLAVVMGAEGDGMRRLTRETCDDLIKIPMAGSVSSLNVSVASGICLFEAVRQRLAQ is encoded by the coding sequence ATGAGTAACGAATTTATTTACGGTATTCACGCGGTGAAAGCCGTACTAGAAAAAGATCCTGCACGTTTTATCGAAGCGTATGTACTGAAAGGTCGCCAAGACGAGCGTCTTCTTCCATTACTGAACCAACTGCAACAGTTCGGCGTGTCGATCCAACAGATGGGTCGTAAGCCGCTTGATGAAAAAGCACAAGGTGCAAATCACCAAGGTATTATCGCTAAGGTGAAGCCTGCTAAGCAGCTTAATGAAACTCACCTAGATGACATCCTAGCGCAGCACGAACAACCGCTATTGTTAGTTCTAGATGGCGTAACAGACCCTCACAACCTAGGTGCTTGTCTGCGTAACGCTGATGCTGCTGGTGTTGCAGCTGTTATCGTACCGAAAGATCGCTCTTCGCCATTAACGGCAACGGTTAGCAAGGTTGCATGTGGTGCGGCTGAAACGGTTCCTCTAGTACGTGTAACTAACCTAGCTCGCACAATGCGTGCACTGCAAGAACAAGGCGTATGGTTTGTGGGCACGGCAGGTGAAGCAACGCATGACATCTACCAAGCGAAACTAACTGGCCCACTTGCGGTTGTGATGGGTGCAGAAGGTGATGGTATGCGTCGTCTGACGCGTGAAACCTGTGATGACCTGATCAAGATCCCGATGGCTGGCAGCGTATCAAGCCTGAACGTATCTGTGGCATCTGGTATTTGTTTGTTTGAAGCGGTACGTCAGCGCTTAGCTCAATAA